One Pseudoalteromonas rubra genomic window, TTGACGTTACCGGTTACCGAGTTTGAGTTCGTCATCACAGTTAAAGATGCGCCCTCTGAGTCTATTGCACAGCCGACAAACTTTTTTAAAGGTCGTTAGCAGAGATAGGGTACAATGGGGTAACTCAGATAGACATTATAAAAGCGGGGTAGCCCGCTTTTTTGTTACTTTGTCCTATGCCAGTCTATGGAACAGGGCAGTGAAAGGTAAACATTATGACAGATTTCAGCTTTCAAAATTTAACGCCCGATCTGATCCTAGATGCCATTGAAAGCGTCGGGGTTTATCCTGAATCGGGGTTGTTGCCCCTCAATAGTTATGAGAATCGGGTGTATCAGTTTCGTGCTGATGATAACCGTCGCTACGTGGCGAAGTTTTATCGTCCTGAACGCTGGCATTCCGAGCAAATCCAGGAAGAACACGACTTCACGCTTGCCCTACAGCAAGCTGAAGTACCGGTTGTTGCCCCTCACCGTGTAGAGGGGCGCAGTTTGTTTGAGCATCAAGGCTATCGATTCTGTCTGTTTCCAAGTGTCGGAGGTCGCCAGTTCGAGGTGGACAACCTGGATCATCTGGAAATGCTAGGGCGTTATATTGGGCGCTTGCATAGTGTTGCGAAGCAGGATGACTTTGTGCACCGTCCGGCAATTGATGTGACCAGCTATCTGCATCAGCCGCGTGTCGATATTTTGGCTTCTGAGTGCTTGCCTGATACATTGCGGCTTGCATTTACTACCGTGCTTGATCAGGTCATTAACAAAGCAGAAGAAAAATTCACACCAATCCAGCCGATCCGTTTGCATGGTGATTGCCATGCTGGCAATATTCTATGGTCTCAGGAACAGTTAATGATAGTGGACCTTGATGATTGTCGTCAGGGACCCGCGGTTCAGGATCTCTGGATGATGTTAAGTGGTGACAGGCAGAATCAGGTGATGCAACTTGATACCCTGTTATCTGGCTATGAAGAGTTTGCCTCGTTCGATGCGCGCGAGCTCGCCTTAATTGAGCCGCTGAGGGCCATGCGTATGGTGCATTACATGGGATGGCTGGCTAAGCGTTGGCATGATCCGGCGTTTCCCCGGAACTTTTCGTGGTTTGCAACAGACAAATACTGGGAACAGCAGATCCTGGCATTAAAAGAACAACTTGCCGCTCTGGATGAAGCGGCGATCAGTCTTTATCCATAAAAATTTAGAGAGAATAGTAATGTTAAAATCGATCAAGGTTGCGCTAATTGCGTTGTGTATGCCAGTGTTGGCAATGGCAGCCGACTTCACGGATGGTAAGCACTATCAGACGTTAACGACAACAAAAAGTGAGTCGGCCAAAGTCACCGAGTTCTTTTCTTTTTATTGCCCGCATTGCTTCCAGTTCGAACCGGTTGCTAAAGCGCTGGAGAAAAGCCTGCCACAAGGTGCTGTGTTTGAAAAAAGCCACGTTAACTTCCTGGGTGGCCTGGCACCAGAAGTTCAGAGCAACCTGAGTTATGCCTACATCATTGCAAAACACCATGGTAAAGCACAGCAGGTGAGCGACCAGCTCTTCAACACCATACATGTGCAGCAAGTGCAACTAAAAGACTTAAAAGATGTCAAAAAGTTACTGGAAGCGAATGGGATCAGTGCTGAGCAGTTTGACGCTGCTATGGCAAGCATGCCGGTGATCAGCGCTGAGAAAGCGATGGTTGAGAAGCAAGATGCATTTAGTAAAGCGGGTGCCTTAACGGGTGTCCCCACTTTTGTTGTGAACGACAAATATAAGATTAACCTGAGAGAGCTGAGCAGTCAGGCTGAGCTTGATGCTCTGGTTAAACACCTATTAGAAAAATAAGGGAAGCAGACTATGTTTAAATCTATTTGCGCCGCCGCATTGGCGCTGTTCCTACCTTTAATGGCCAATGCTGCTAACTTCCAGGAAGGCAAGCATTATGAAGTGGTTGCGGAGCGCGGTACAAAGAAACCTGAAGTCACAGAGTACTTCTCTTTTTATTGCCCTGCCTGTAACAACTTTGAATCATTGATTGGTGAATTTAAGCCAAAACTGGATCAGGATGTGAAGTTCAAAAAGAGCCACGTCGACTTTGTTGGCGTCAGAGACCCTGAAATTCAGCAAATGATGAGCACGGCATTGGCGACAGCGTCAGTTCTGCCGCAAAAAGACAAGATTGTATCGGCCATGTTTGCACATTTGCACGGCAAGCGCGGTAAGTTCAATGAAGTAGCGGACATCAAAGA contains:
- a CDS encoding serine/threonine protein kinase codes for the protein MTDFSFQNLTPDLILDAIESVGVYPESGLLPLNSYENRVYQFRADDNRRYVAKFYRPERWHSEQIQEEHDFTLALQQAEVPVVAPHRVEGRSLFEHQGYRFCLFPSVGGRQFEVDNLDHLEMLGRYIGRLHSVAKQDDFVHRPAIDVTSYLHQPRVDILASECLPDTLRLAFTTVLDQVINKAEEKFTPIQPIRLHGDCHAGNILWSQEQLMIVDLDDCRQGPAVQDLWMMLSGDRQNQVMQLDTLLSGYEEFASFDARELALIEPLRAMRMVHYMGWLAKRWHDPAFPRNFSWFATDKYWEQQILALKEQLAALDEAAISLYP
- a CDS encoding thiol:disulfide interchange protein DsbA/DsbL, whose product is MLKSIKVALIALCMPVLAMAADFTDGKHYQTLTTTKSESAKVTEFFSFYCPHCFQFEPVAKALEKSLPQGAVFEKSHVNFLGGLAPEVQSNLSYAYIIAKHHGKAQQVSDQLFNTIHVQQVQLKDLKDVKKLLEANGISAEQFDAAMASMPVISAEKAMVEKQDAFSKAGALTGVPTFVVNDKYKINLRELSSQAELDALVKHLLEK
- a CDS encoding thiol:disulfide interchange protein DsbA/DsbL — encoded protein: MFKSICAAALALFLPLMANAANFQEGKHYEVVAERGTKKPEVTEYFSFYCPACNNFESLIGEFKPKLDQDVKFKKSHVDFVGVRDPEIQQMMSTALATASVLPQKDKIVSAMFAHLHGKRGKFNEVADIKDLFVAQGVSAEKFDKLYKSFSVRTKAKKMKRAQEQMQDKGALSGVPTFIVNGKYKLILSRESGVTSPDDIAALINYLAKKS